Proteins co-encoded in one Brassica oleracea var. oleracea cultivar TO1000 chromosome C4, BOL, whole genome shotgun sequence genomic window:
- the LOC106337572 gene encoding MATH domain and coiled-coil domain-containing protein At3g58280-like produces the protein MVNNTAESSESSDDEQSYSSSSEEWSKSSDDADEIVEVNGFQVLDSQVNQVMAIFEKYPDMASDFSLKNQQLRNAYMGVLLNVIMTLCQSPDELTMDDLNKADRTVLDLTKAGFKLHWLRQKVDEAFLKKEKKREIRAQIRLLEEKVKKRKLSLSDLESALKKQKASALAIETPFDFSDIV, from the exons ATGGTGAACAATACAGCTGAGAGTAGTGAGTCTAGCGATGACGAACAGAGTTACTCATCCTCATCTGAAGAATGGTCCAAGTCATCGGACGATGCTGATGAAATTGTGGAAGTCAATGGGTTTCAGGTTCTTGATTCACAG GTAAACCAAGTGATGGCAATCTTTGAGAAATATCCAGACATGGCATCAGATTTCAGTTTAAAGAATCAACAGCTTAGAAATGCTTACATGGGTGTTCTTCTCAACGTAATTATGACACTATGCCAATCGCCTGATGAGCTCACAATGGACGATTTAAACAAAGCAGACCGCACAGTTTTGGATCTAACAAAAGCAGGCTTTAAGTTGCATTGGTTGCGTCAGAAAGTAGACGAGGCTTTCCTTAAAAAGGAGAAAAAACGGGAGATTAGGGCACAGATTAGATTACTTGAGGAAAAAGTCAAGAAGCGAAAGCTGTCTTTGTCAGATTTAGAATCTGCTTTGAAGAAGCAGAAAGCTTCAGCTTTGGCTATTGAAACACCATTTGATTTCAGTGATATTGTTTGA